In Allomuricauda ruestringensis DSM 13258, the following proteins share a genomic window:
- a CDS encoding VOC family protein: MKVNTYLNFDGNAEEAFNFYKTVFGGDFIANMKMGDAPDADKLSEEEKSRTMHISLPLSNDTILMASDIVPSMGHSLKKGNNSYISIHPESKEEADRLFNGLSKGGEIEMPMADQFWGDYFGSFVDKFGIHWMVNYNPQS, encoded by the coding sequence ATGAAGGTAAACACGTATTTAAATTTTGACGGAAATGCAGAGGAGGCATTCAATTTTTACAAGACAGTATTTGGCGGGGATTTTATCGCGAATATGAAAATGGGAGATGCCCCAGATGCCGATAAACTATCTGAAGAAGAGAAAAGTCGCACTATGCATATCTCATTGCCGCTATCCAACGATACCATTTTAATGGCATCGGATATTGTTCCCTCCATGGGACATTCCTTAAAAAAAGGCAATAACTCCTACATTTCCATACATCCTGAGAGCAAGGAAGAGGCAGACCGTTTGTTTAATGGTCTATCAAAAGGAGGGGAAATTGAAATGCCCATGGCCGACCAATTTTGGGGCGATTACTTTGGGAGTTTTGTTGACAAGTTCGGTATTCACTGGATGGTCAACTATAATCCACAGAGTTAG